From the Lampris incognitus isolate fLamInc1 chromosome 6, fLamInc1.hap2, whole genome shotgun sequence genome, one window contains:
- the ano3 gene encoding anoctamin-3 — translation MHTSISEILKEKTLKPSRRSLPCLAQSQTHPLNLNHFLSVPLSPEPKPEAEGLSQSISTSCSLLPPQTEEDGKSHIVESSEASTYEARADKSFLIQKPVTRAKLEARTDSLQGKNPPISSGLFFRDGKKRIDYILVYKKSSPQVEKRCTFEKNLRAEGLMLEKEPSLTNNDIMFVKIHAPWDTLCKYAEQMNIRMPFRKKCYFTDWKSKTMGRFHLRCRQIKSWLPRNPMKLDKEALPDLEETDCYTAPFSRARMHHFTINNRETFFSNSTRSRIVHHVLQRTKYEDGKSKMGISRLLGNGTYEAAFPPHEGGYKSRHPIKTHGAQNHRHLLYERWARWGIWYKYQPLDLIRRYFGEKIGLYFAWLGWYTGMLIPAALVGLFVFLYGLFTMDSSQVSKEICEANTTIMCPMCEENCNPWTLSDSCVYAKVTYLFDNGGTVFFAIFMAIWATVFLEFWKRRRAELTYDWDLIDWEEEEEELRPQFEAKYSRVERVNPISGKPEPFQPFTDKLSRLMVSVSGIFFMISLVLTAVFAVVVFRLIAMEKFASFDWEFVKKNWQFATSGTGVCINFMIIMSLNVVYEKVAYLLTNLEHPRTESEWENSFALKMFLFQFVNLNSSTFYIAFFLGRFAGRPGKYNKLFNRWRLEECHPSGCLIDLCLQMGVIMFFKQIWNNFMELGYPLLQNWWSRRKMKKGGGGGQNVENKAQLPQWDKDWNLQPMNAHGLVDEYLEMVLQFGFTTIFVAAFPLAPLLALLNNIIEIRLDAYKFVTQWRRPMPARATDIGIWHGILEGIGVLAVITNAFVIAITSDYIPRFVYAFKYGPCVDKGYRHEKCLRGYMNSSLSVFDMSDLINGSLLQSKYCRYRDYRAPPWSPVPYEFTLQFWHVLAARLAFIIVFEHLVFGIKSFIAYLIPDMPKDLCDRMRREKYLMQEMMYEAELEHLQRERKKNGRRYHHEWP, via the exons ATGCACACCAGCATCAGCGAGATACTGAAGGAGAAGACCCTAAAGCCGTCCCGCCGCAGCCTTCCCTGCCTGGCCCAGAGTCAGACGCACCCGCTCAACCTCAACcacttcctgtctgtgcctctgagcccCGAGCCCAAACCGGAAGCCGAGGGGCTCAGCCAGAGCATCAGCACCTCCTGCAGCCTCCTCCCCCCGCAGACAG AGGAAGATGGCAAGAGCCATATTGTAGAGTCGTCAGAGGCAAGCACCTATGAGGCAAGGGCGGACAAGTCATTTCTGATACAGAAGCCTGTCACCCGGGCCAAATTAGAAGCCCGCACGGATTCGCTTCAG GGGAAGAACCCACCTATCTCATCTGGGCTCTTTTTCCGAGATGGGAAGAAGCGTATTGACTACATCCTGGTTTACAAGAAGTCCAGCCCACAGGTGGAGAAGAGGTGTACCTTTGAGAAAAACTTGCGTGCTGAGGGCCTGATGCTGGAGAAGGAG CCTTCCTTGACCAACAACGACATTATGTTTGTGAAGATTCATGCTCCATGGGATACACTTTGTAAATATGCTGAGCAGATGAACATCCGGATGCCATTCAG GAAAAAATGTTACTTCACAGACTGGAAGAGCAAAACGATGGGCAG GTTTCATCTGAGGTGCCGTCAAATAAAGAGCTGGCTTCCCAGAAACCCCATGAAGCTAGACAAAGAGGCCTTGCCTGACCTGGAGGAAACAGACTGCTACACAGCCCCTTTCAGCAGAGCACGCATGCACCA CTTTACAATCAACAACAGAGAGACTTTCTTCTCCAATTCCACCAGAAGCAGAATCGTCCACCATGTCCTACAACGCACCAAGTATGAGGACGGCAAGTCAAAGATGG GTATCAGTCGTTTGTTGGGCAACGGCACATATGAAGCGGCGTTTCCTCCACATGAG GGTGGGTACAAGAGCAGGCATCCTATTAAGACCCACGGTGCCCAGAACCACAGGCACCTTCTGTATGAGAGGTGGGCCCGCTGGGGCATCTGGTACAAATACCAGCCTCTTGACCTCATCAG GCGATACTTTGGGGAGAAGATCGGTCTGTATTTTGCATGGTTGGGCTGGTACACCGGCATGTTGATCCCCGCTGCCTTGGTGGGCCTTTTTGTTTTCCTCTACGGTCTCTTCACCATGGACTCCAGCCAAGTCAG TAAAGAGATTTGTGAGGCCAACACAACCATCATGTGTCCCATGTGTGAGGAGAACTGCAACCCCTGGACACTGAGTGATAGCTGTGTCTATGCAAAG GTGACCTATCTCTTTGACAATGGGGGTACTGTGTTTTTTGCTATCTTCATGGCTATTTGGG CCACGGTGTTCCTGGAGttctggaagaggaggagggcagAACTGACTTATGACTGGGATCTCATCGATTGGGAGGAGGAAGAG GAGGAGTTGAGGCCTCAGTTCGAGGCTAAATACTCCAGAGTGGAGAGAGTGAACCCCATCTCTGGCAAGCCTGAGCCCTTCCAACCCTTCACGGACAAACTCAGCAGGCTCATGGTGTCTGTGTCTGGAATTTTCTTCATG ATTTCCCTTGTTTTGACAGCAGTGTTCGCTGTGGTTGTCTTCCGGCTTATCGCGATGGAGAAGTTCGCCTCATTCGACTGGGAGTTTGTAAAGAAGAACTGGCAGTTTGCCACCTCTGGCACCGGTGTCTGCATTAACTTTATGATCATCATGTCTCTCAATGTG GTTTATGAAAAGGTGGCGTATCTTCTCACCAATTTAG AGCACCCACGTACAGAGTCTGAGTGGGAGAACAGCTTCGCTCTGAAGATGTTCCTCTTCCAGTTTGTGAATCTGAACAGCTCCACATTCTACATTGCTTTCTTTCTTGGAAG GTTTGCAGGCAGGCCTGGAAAGTACAATAAATTGTTCAACAGATGGAGACTGGAAGAG TGTCACCCCAGCGGCTGTTTGATTGACCTTTGTCTGCAAATGGGAgtcatcatgttcttcaaacaGATCTGGAACAATTTTATGGAGCTGGGTTATCC TTTGCTGCAGAACTGGTGGTCTCGTAGGAAAATGAAaaaaggaggtggaggagggcaAAATGTGGAGAATAAAGCCCAGCTTCCACAGTGGGACAAAGACTGGAATCTGCAGCCCATGAATGCTCATGGGCTAGTGGATGAATACCTTGAGATGG TTCTCCAGTTTGGCTTCACCACCATCTTTGTGGCGGCGTTCCCCTTGGCTCCTCTCTTGGCGCTGCTCAATAACATCATTGAGATTCGTCTCGATGCTTACAAGTTTGTCACTCAGTGGAGGAGACCTATGCCCGCCCGAGCCACTGACATAG GTATTTGGCATGGGATTCTGGAGGGTATCGGCGTCTTGGCAGTAATCACCAATGCCTTTGTCATTGCCATCACCTCAGACTACATCCCCCGCTTCGTCTATGCCTTCAAGTACGGCCCCTGTGTGGACAAGGGATACCGACATGAGAA GTGTCTGCGAGGCTACATGAACAGCAGTCTCTCTGTGTTCGATATGAGCGACCTGATAAACGGCAGTCTTTTGCAGTCCAAGTACTGCAGGTACAGGGACTACAGAGCACCACCCTGGAGCCCAGTGCCCTACGAATTCACACTTCAGTTCTGGCACGTCTTGGCTGCCAGGCTGGCCTTCATCATTGTTTTCGAG CACCTGGTGTTTGGGATCAAGTCCTTCATTGCATACCTGATTCCAGACATGCCCAAGGACCTATGTGACCGTATGAGGCGAGAGAAGTACTTGATGCAGGAGATGATGTACGAAGCGGAGCTGGAGCACctgcagagggagaggaagaagaaTGGCAGACGTTATCACCACGAATGGCCTTAG